A genomic region of Xyrauchen texanus isolate HMW12.3.18 chromosome 29, RBS_HiC_50CHRs, whole genome shotgun sequence contains the following coding sequences:
- the lyve1b gene encoding lymphatic vessel endothelial hyaluronic receptor 1b — protein sequence MARLWLDLCPLFFLFNCIFCLDVSQIKVPENGVSGVFLVKTETNIYSFNATTATEACKAIHMRIATKAEVETANKNGFQTCRFGWVEEQIAVIPRTEKSEKCGKNSLGISVWRADISKMFDVYCFKSEGPDAQFETTTSGRPETTTEGGGTQLNNYSIKTTHPSSIQPTTSPATSLHPYTSTPSISFAVNTSSTTLITPSLSSLSGSSQATPSPQSLSSLRTLTKSSTSYPSLTSHSSTHSILQLTSTKTHQPLLSPTPAPNRPSITALVILSVILLLLVAALGAGCYLKIKRGQRFPSWTRMRPKQIIETEMWRQNLILQIEQDPDLP from the exons ATGGCTCGACTTTGGTTAGATTTGTGTCCTCTGTTTTTCTTATTTAATTGCATATTCTGTCTGGATGTAAGTCAAATCAAAG TTCCTGAAAATGGAGTTTCTGGGGTGTTCTTAGTCAAAACCGAGACCAATATCTACAGTTTTAATGCCACCACAGCCACAGAGGCATGTAAGGCTATACACATGAGAATTGCAACAAAGGCTGAAGTGGAGACAGCCAATAAAAATGGCTTTCAGACATGCAG GTTTGGTTGGGTTGAAGAGCAAATTGCAGTTATTCCTCGAACTGAGAAAAGTGAAAAATGTGGTAAAAACAGCTTAGGTATCTCTGTCTGGAGAGCTGACATCAGCAAAATGTTTGACGTTTACTGCTTTAAGTCAGAAG GCCCTGATGCACAGTTTGAAACCACAACATCAGGAAGACCTGAAACTACAACAGAAGGGGGAGGAACACAATTAAACAACTATTCTATTAAAACAACCCATCCATCATCCATACAGCCAACCACGTCTCCAGCCACATCTCTTCATCCCTACACATCCACCCCATCCATTTCCTTTGCTGTCAACACTTCCTCCACAACACTAATCACACCCAGTCTTTCTAGCCTCAGTGGCAGTTCACAGGCAACACCAAGTCCTCAGTCTCTCTCATCTCTCAGAACCTTGACCAAATCCTCGACCTCATACCCCTCATTAACCTCTCATTCGTCCACTCATTCTATTCTTCAGCTTACCTCAACTAAAACACACCAGCCTTTGCTGTCCCCGACCCCTGCACCTAACAGACCTTCCATTACAG CACTTGTTATCCTTTCTGTTATTCTACTGCTCTTGGTGGCAGCATTAGGTGCCGGTTGTTATCTCAAAAT CAAAAGAGGACAACGGTTTCCATCCTGGACCAGAATGAGGCCAAAACAGATAATTGAAACTGAGATGTGGAGACAAAACCTCATCCTTCAAATTGAACAAGACCCAGACTTACCCTAA